One genomic region from Gossypium hirsutum isolate 1008001.06 chromosome D13, Gossypium_hirsutum_v2.1, whole genome shotgun sequence encodes:
- the LOC107919711 gene encoding TPD1 protein homolog 1 has translation MATTLTFFFVVLFLALIGQGYCQCTLADVKIIQTQTGKTVENKPEWKATVKNDCTCTQSDLKLSCDGFQTVKAVDSSLMAKTGAECLINGGQPVASSSNLSFNYAWDTSFPFKPLSSQINCS, from the exons ATGGCTACCACTCTCACTTTCTTCTTTGTTGTTCTCTTTCTTGCTCTCATTGGCCAAG GATATTGTCAATGCACGTTGGCTGATGTGAAAATCATCCAAACACAAACCGGGAAAACAGTGGAAAACAAGCCAGAGTGGAAAGCCACAGTAAAAAACGATTGTACCTGCACTCAGTCTGATTTGAAGCTCAGTTGCGACGGGTTTCAGACGGTGAAGGCCGTCGATTCTTCGTTGATGGCGAAAACTGGTGCCGAATGCTTGATAAACGGCGGCCAACCTGTGGCTTCTTCCAGTAACTTGAGCTTCAACTATGCATGGGATACTTCATTTCCTTTCAAGCCCTTGTCTTCGCAAATCAACTGTTCTTAA